One region of Streptomyces leeuwenhoekii genomic DNA includes:
- a CDS encoding APC family permease — MSKLTDVPKRILIGRALRSDRLGETLLPKRIALPVFASDPLSSVAYAPGEVLLVLSIAGVSAYHFSPWIAVAVVVLMFTVVASYRQNVHAYPSGGGDYEVANTNLGPKAGLTVASALLVDYVLTVAVSISSGIENLGSAIPFVVEHKVFCAIAVILLLTLMNLRGVKESGTLFAIPTYVFVAGVFTMIAWGAFRALVLDDTMRAPTAEYVIKPEHQGLAGFALLFLLLRAFSSGCAALTGVEAISNGVPAFRKPKSRNAATTLALMGLLAVTMFCGIIGLAMATKVHMAENPAADLFRDGVPVGPDYVQHPVISQVAEAVFGEGSILFIVLAAATALVLFLAANTAYNGFPLLGSILAQDRYLPRQLHTRGDRLAFSNGIVLLAGAAMLLVWIYGADSTRLIQLYIVGVFVSFTLSQIGMVRHWNRHLSTERDPAKRRHMVRSRAINAFGAFFTGLVLVVVLVTKFSHGAWVALLGMCIFYATMTAIRKHYDRVAEEIAAPEGPPGDDIVRPSRVHSVVLISKIHRPTLRALAYAKLLRSDTLEALSVNVDPAETKALREEWERRGIDVPLKVLDSPYREITRPVIEYVKSLRNESPRDAVSVIIPEYVVGHWYEHLLHNQSALRLKGRLLFTPGVMVTSVPYQLQSSEAAKRRARRQQEWNAPGSVRRGPAQERAKESSQST, encoded by the coding sequence GTGTCCAAACTGACCGACGTGCCCAAACGGATCCTGATCGGGCGCGCACTGCGCAGTGACCGGCTGGGTGAAACACTCCTGCCCAAGCGCATCGCACTCCCCGTCTTCGCCTCCGACCCGCTGTCCTCCGTGGCGTACGCACCCGGCGAGGTGCTGCTGGTCCTCTCGATCGCGGGCGTGTCGGCGTACCACTTCAGCCCCTGGATCGCGGTCGCGGTCGTCGTGCTGATGTTCACCGTGGTCGCCTCCTACCGCCAGAACGTGCACGCGTACCCCAGCGGCGGCGGCGACTACGAGGTGGCCAACACCAACCTCGGTCCCAAGGCGGGCCTGACGGTGGCCAGCGCGCTGCTGGTCGACTACGTCCTGACCGTCGCCGTCTCGATCTCCTCCGGCATCGAGAACCTCGGCTCGGCGATCCCGTTCGTGGTCGAGCACAAGGTCTTCTGCGCGATCGCCGTGATCCTGCTGCTGACGCTGATGAACCTGCGCGGGGTCAAGGAGTCCGGCACGCTCTTCGCGATCCCGACGTACGTCTTCGTCGCGGGCGTCTTCACCATGATCGCCTGGGGTGCGTTCCGCGCGCTGGTCCTCGACGACACCATGCGGGCGCCGACCGCCGAGTACGTGATCAAACCCGAGCACCAGGGGCTGGCGGGCTTCGCCCTGCTCTTCCTCCTGCTGCGCGCCTTCTCCTCCGGCTGTGCGGCGCTCACCGGCGTGGAGGCCATCTCCAACGGCGTCCCGGCCTTCCGCAAGCCCAAGTCGAGGAACGCGGCGACCACGCTGGCGCTGATGGGCCTGCTCGCGGTCACCATGTTCTGCGGCATCATCGGCCTGGCCATGGCCACCAAGGTCCACATGGCCGAGAACCCCGCCGCCGACCTGTTCCGTGACGGCGTCCCGGTCGGCCCCGACTACGTCCAGCACCCGGTGATCTCCCAGGTCGCCGAGGCCGTCTTCGGCGAGGGCAGCATCCTGTTCATCGTGCTGGCCGCCGCCACCGCGCTGGTGCTGTTCCTCGCCGCCAACACCGCGTACAACGGCTTCCCGCTGCTCGGCTCCATCCTCGCCCAGGACCGCTACCTGCCGCGCCAGTTGCACACCCGCGGCGACCGCCTCGCCTTCTCCAACGGCATCGTGCTCCTGGCCGGCGCGGCCATGCTCCTGGTGTGGATCTACGGCGCCGACTCGACCCGCCTGATCCAGCTCTACATCGTCGGCGTGTTCGTCTCCTTCACGCTCAGCCAGATCGGCATGGTCCGCCACTGGAACCGCCACCTGAGCACCGAGCGCGACCCGGCCAAGCGCCGCCACATGGTCCGCTCCCGGGCGATCAACGCCTTCGGCGCCTTCTTCACCGGCCTCGTCCTGGTCGTCGTCCTCGTCACCAAGTTCTCGCACGGCGCGTGGGTCGCCCTGCTCGGCATGTGCATCTTCTACGCGACCATGACGGCGATCCGTAAGCACTACGACCGGGTCGCCGAGGAGATCGCGGCGCCGGAGGGCCCGCCGGGCGACGACATCGTCCGCCCGTCCCGCGTCCACTCGGTCGTGCTCATCTCCAAGATCCACCGCCCGACGCTGCGGGCCCTGGCCTACGCCAAGCTGCTGCGCTCGGACACCCTGGAGGCGCTGAGCGTCAACGTCGACCCGGCGGAGACCAAGGCGCTGCGCGAGGAGTGGGAACGGCGCGGCATCGACGTACCGCTGAAGGTCCTGGACTCGCCGTACCGCGAGATCACGCGGCCGGTCATCGAGTACGTCAAGAGCCTGCGCAACGAGTCGCCCCGGGACGCGGTCTCCGTGATCATCCCGGAGTACGTGGTCGGCCACTGGTACGAGCACCTGCTGCACAACCAGAGCGCGCTCAGGCTCAAGGGACGGCTGCTGTTCACGCCGGGCGTCATGGTGACCTCGGTGCCCTACCAGCTCCAGTCCTCCGAGGCGGCCAAGCGGCGGGCCCGCAGGCAGCAGGAGTGGAACGCGCCCGGTTCGGTGCGGCGGGGACCGGCCCAGGAGCGGGCGAAGGAGTCGTCGCAGTCCACGTAG
- a CDS encoding potassium channel family protein produces MHIVIMGCGRVGSALAQTLEQQGHTVAVIDQDPTAFRRLGSSFGGRRVTGIGFDQDTLREAGIEEAGAFAAVSSGDNSNIIAARVAREMFGVENVAARIYDPRRAEVYQRLGIPTVATVRWTADQMLRRLLPSGAEPLWRDPTGGVQLAEVHAATSWVGHKISRLQEETGVRVAFLTRLGEAILPTSQTVLQEGDLVHVMMRTDEVDKVEAAFAQGPEEEGGH; encoded by the coding sequence ATGCATATTGTCATCATGGGCTGCGGAAGAGTGGGTTCCGCTCTGGCCCAGACCCTGGAGCAGCAGGGGCACACGGTCGCCGTGATCGACCAGGACCCCACGGCCTTCCGCCGCCTGGGCTCCTCCTTCGGCGGCCGGCGGGTCACCGGCATCGGCTTCGACCAGGACACTCTGCGCGAGGCCGGCATCGAGGAGGCAGGTGCCTTCGCCGCCGTCTCCAGCGGTGACAACTCCAACATCATCGCCGCCCGCGTGGCCCGCGAGATGTTCGGCGTCGAGAACGTCGCCGCCCGCATCTACGACCCGCGCCGCGCCGAGGTCTACCAGCGCCTGGGCATCCCCACCGTCGCCACCGTCCGCTGGACGGCCGACCAGATGCTGCGCCGCCTGCTCCCCTCGGGCGCCGAGCCGCTGTGGCGCGACCCCACCGGCGGAGTCCAGCTCGCCGAGGTGCACGCCGCCACCTCCTGGGTCGGCCACAAGATCAGCCGGCTCCAGGAGGAGACCGGGGTGCGCGTGGCGTTCCTCACCCGGCTCGGCGAGGCGATCCTGCCCACCTCGCAGACGGTGCTGCAGGAAGGCGACCTGGTGCACGTGATGATGCGCACCGACGAGGTCGACAAGGTCGAGGCGGCGTTCGCCCAGGGTCCCGAAGAGGAGGGCGGTCACTGA
- a CDS encoding potassium channel family protein: MRVAIAGAGAVGRSIAGELLENGHEVLLIDKAPTAISVERVPQAEWLLADACEITSLDEAALQRCNVVIAATGDDKVNLVVSLLAKTEYGVPRVVARVNNPKNEWLFNEAWGVDVAVSTPRLMSALVEEAVSVGDLVRLLRFSHGDANLVELTLPEESALAGTQVGDVEWPEDTSLVTIIRGTRVLTPTQEDSLEAGDELLFVAAQAREEQLENLLSVRRQDTAG, from the coding sequence ATGAGGGTCGCCATTGCCGGAGCCGGCGCGGTCGGCCGCTCGATCGCGGGCGAACTGCTGGAGAACGGGCACGAGGTCCTGCTCATCGACAAGGCGCCGACCGCCATCTCGGTCGAGCGCGTCCCGCAGGCGGAGTGGCTGCTCGCCGACGCGTGCGAGATCACGTCGCTGGACGAGGCCGCGCTCCAGCGCTGCAACGTCGTCATCGCCGCGACGGGCGACGACAAGGTGAATCTGGTCGTCTCGCTCCTCGCGAAGACCGAGTACGGCGTTCCGCGCGTCGTCGCCCGGGTGAACAACCCGAAGAACGAGTGGCTGTTCAACGAGGCATGGGGCGTGGACGTCGCCGTCTCCACCCCGCGCCTGATGTCGGCCCTGGTCGAGGAGGCGGTGAGCGTGGGCGACCTGGTCCGGCTGCTCCGCTTCAGCCACGGCGACGCCAATCTGGTGGAGCTGACCCTCCCGGAGGAGTCGGCGCTGGCCGGCACCCAGGTCGGCGACGTGGAGTGGCCCGAGGACACCTCCCTGGTCACGATCATCCGCGGCACCCGCGTGCTGACGCCCACCCAGGAGGACTCCCTGGAGGCCGGCGACGAGCTGCTGTTCGTGGCCGCGCAGGCCCGCGAGGAGCAGTTGGAGAACCTGCTGTCGGTGCGGCGCCAGGACACGGCGGGCTGA